CCGATGGATGGCTATTACGAATGGCATAAGAAGAAACCTCACTTTGTGTCGTTGGGTGATGAAGTAATGTGGGCTGCTGGCTTGTGGTCAACGGGATTGGATCAACTGTCGACGACCATTGTGACGACAGAATCCATTGAGCCGATCGCGTGGCTGCACAATCGGTTGCCTCGTTTCCTTGAACACGACGAGATTGAGCAGTGGCTGTTTGGGCCTGCGGATGCAGCGAAAGAGATGCTTCACCCTGTGTCTAAGGAGTGGGTTGAGAAGTTGAGTATTCGAGAGGTGTCCTCGGATGTTGGCAATGTGAGGAACGACCACGCAGGGCTGCTGGACTAAGCAGCGACCTTGCGCTCCATGTACGCGCCAAACTTGGTGCCCCATGTTCTATGCGACCTTGATAATGGGCCATCGGGGACCGATCGAATCGGGATCCCATCTATGACGAACA
The window above is part of the Corynebacterium deserti GIMN1.010 genome. Proteins encoded here:
- a CDS encoding SOS response-associated peptidase, yielding MCGRFVLFTTGDSLLEAAEEAVGRPVTAPQGTPGPRYNLAPTQIVPIVRPAEEMLLEPARWGLFPHWKKDDSGPPLFNARGETVAEKPSFRDAFKGQRCVIPMDGYYEWHKKKPHFVSLGDEVMWAAGLWSTGLDQLSTTIVTTESIEPIAWLHNRLPRFLEHDEIEQWLFGPADAAKEMLHPVSKEWVEKLSIREVSSDVGNVRNDHAGLLD